A window from Malania oleifera isolate guangnan ecotype guangnan chromosome 7, ASM2987363v1, whole genome shotgun sequence encodes these proteins:
- the LOC131159837 gene encoding uncharacterized protein LOC131159837, which translates to MKSMLQSREVIHDPFKIWKSLSLSTIKARKHLNFAMRLALALSILASISLVTYIAFWNQSRLPRYPSYAGDCKYSAARRITQKEHFAGDGDRERTNISHIVFGIGGSAKTWHKRRHYCEVWWKPNVTRGCVWLDKRPPAEEPWPVTSPPYRISGDTANFKYTSWYGSRSAVRIARILKETFELGFENARWFVMGDDDTVFFTENLVSVLAKYDHNQMYYIGGNSESVEQDVVHSYGMAYGGGGFAVSYPLAAELVNILDGCIDRYASFYGSDQKVQACVDEIGVPLTKELGFHQFDIQGDPYGILATHPMTPLVSLHHLDYVRPLFWGSNRVESLKKLVKTYELDPGRILQRSFCYDFNRNWTIYVAWGYTVQLYPSLITAKMLETPLQTFLTWKGNMKPFTFNTRSLSPDSCKRPLLYFFDEVERDEIGQVVTTYNRFGGGLLRDCFRDDYREALDIDSFSISAPKLEPDFWKKAPRRQCCEIVDGGDDADSVVQVKIRGCRRRESLTPP; encoded by the exons ATGAAGAGCATGCTCCAATCGCGAGAAGTCATTCACGACCCTTTCAAAATCTGGAAGTCCTTAAGTCTATCGACGATTAAAGCCAGGAAACACCTCAATTTCGCCATGAGACTCGCACTCGCATTGTCAATCCTCGCTTCCATATCTCTCGTCACCTACATCGCCTTCTGGAACCAATCACGGCTACCCCGCTACCCCAGTTACGCCGGAGATTGCAAATACTCCGCCGCCCGGAGAATCACCCAGAAGGAACATTTCGCCGGCGACGGAGACCGCGAAAGGACCAACATCTCCCACATAGTGTTCGGCATCGGTGGGTCGGCGAAGACGTGGCACAAGCGCCGGCATTACTGCGAGGTTTGGTGGAAGCCCAACGTCACCCGAGGGTGCGTCTGGCTGGACAAGAGGCCGCCGGCGGAGGAGCCGTGGCCGGTGACCTCGCCGCCGTACCGGATCTCCGGCGACACGGCGAACTTTAAGTACACGAGCTGGTACGGGTCGCGGTCGGCGGTGAGGATCGCGAGGATCCTAAAGGAGACGTTCGAACTCGGGTTCGAGAACGCGAGGTGGTTCGTGATGGGAGACGACGACACGGTTTTCTTCACTGAGAACTTGGTCTCGGTGCTGGCGAAGTACGATCACAATCAGATGTACTACATCGGTGGGAACTCGGAGAGCGTGGAGCAGGACGTGGTGCACTCGTACGGCATGGCGTACGGCGGCGGAGGGTTCGCCGTCAGCTACCCGCTCGCGGCGGAGCTGGTTAACATTTTGGACGGGTGCATTGACCGATACGCATCGTTCTACGGCTCTGATCAGAAGGTGCAAGCTTGCGTGGATGAGATCGGCGTGCCCCTCACGAAGGAGCTTGGCTTTCATCAG TTTGACATACAAGGAGACCCATACGGAATACTAGCAACACACCCGATGACGCCCTTGGTGTCGCTCCACCACCTTGATTATGTGAGACCATTGTTTTGGGGTTCGAATCGGGTAGAGTCACTTAAGAAGTTGGTGAAGACATATGAGTTGGATCCGGGTCGAATTCTACAACGGAGCTTTTGTTATGATTTTAATCGTAATTGGACGATCTACGTGGCTTGGGGCTACACCGTACAATTGTATCCATCATTGATTACAGCGAAGATGCTGGAGACACCCCTTCAAACATTTCTAACATGGAAGGGAAACATGAAGCCTTTCACGTTTAACACTCGATCTTTAAGCCCTGACTCTTGTAAGAGGCCGCTGCTGTACTTCTTTGACGAAGTGGAGAGGGATGAGATAGGTCAGGTCGTAACCACTTACAATCGGTTTGGAGGAGGTCTTTTAAGGGATTGTTTCCGAGATGACTATCGCGAGGCGTTAGATATCGATTCATTTAGTATTTCTGCCCCGAAGTTGGAGCCTGATTTTTGGAAAAAG GCTCCACGTCGACAATGCTGCGAGATCGTGGACGGTGGAGATGATGCGGACAGCGTGGTACAGGTGAAGATCCGAGGGTGCAGACGCAGGGAAAGCCTAACACCTCCTTAA